The Streptomyces sp. NBC_01197 genome window below encodes:
- a CDS encoding TIGR03619 family F420-dependent LLM class oxidoreductase: protein MAIPLGLGLPQMKQYAIGRDVPAVARAAEETGFESLWVFERILFPEPATQGLYGIPGLPWPEQYRSVADPLVTLTLAAAATGRARLGTSVLVAPLHVPFQLARSLASLDAASGGRVVAGIGTGWSTDEYAAAAVAPFAKRGAFLDELLDVFEAVWGPDPVAYEGEFTTIAPAVVGPKPARPIPVRLPAGGPRAIRRLVDRADGWMPVALGPGALADEWRKIQDLAGERGRERPLTATVRVNATHSVKPYEGGDRKPFRGSTAQIVEDLAAHAETGVATEFLLDLQSTMRDAHELTDVAAEVYAAARAAGI, encoded by the coding sequence ATGGCGATTCCGCTCGGTCTCGGCCTTCCTCAGATGAAGCAGTACGCCATCGGACGTGATGTCCCGGCGGTGGCTCGCGCGGCCGAGGAGACCGGTTTCGAATCGCTGTGGGTCTTCGAGCGGATCCTCTTCCCGGAGCCCGCGACCCAGGGTCTTTACGGCATCCCGGGGCTGCCCTGGCCCGAGCAGTACCGCTCGGTGGCCGATCCCCTGGTGACCCTGACACTGGCCGCCGCGGCGACCGGCCGGGCGCGGCTGGGCACCAGTGTGCTGGTGGCGCCGCTGCATGTGCCCTTCCAGCTGGCCCGCTCCCTCGCCTCGCTCGACGCGGCGAGCGGCGGCCGGGTCGTGGCCGGGATCGGGACGGGCTGGTCGACCGACGAGTACGCGGCGGCGGCCGTGGCCCCGTTCGCGAAGCGAGGCGCGTTCCTGGACGAACTGCTCGATGTGTTCGAAGCGGTGTGGGGCCCCGATCCGGTGGCGTACGAAGGGGAGTTCACCACCATCGCGCCCGCCGTGGTCGGCCCCAAACCGGCCCGCCCGATCCCGGTCCGGCTGCCGGCCGGCGGCCCGCGCGCGATCCGGCGTCTTGTCGACCGGGCGGACGGCTGGATGCCGGTCGCCCTCGGGCCCGGCGCCCTGGCCGATGAGTGGCGGAAGATCCAGGACCTGGCGGGCGAACGGGGCCGCGAGCGGCCGCTGACCGCGACGGTCCGGGTCAACGCGACGCACAGCGTGAAGCCGTACGAGGGCGGGGACCGCAAGCCGTTCCGGGGCAGCACCGCGCAGATCGTCGAGGACCTGGCGGCCCACGCGGAGACCGGGGTGGCCACCGAGTTCCTGCTCGACCTCCAGAGCACGATGCGTGACGCGCATGAACTGACCGACGTGGCCGCCGAGGTGTACGCGGCGGCCCGCGCGGCCGGCATCTGA
- a CDS encoding DUF5995 family protein gives MTQTEQRAARPVPARRSVDGVTARMRALRSSWPATDGVAVFNNIYLTVTEEVGQRIGGQQFPDPRRATTLDVVFAERYLAAVDAVGGGHRPPACWRPLFQYRHHPGVRPLQFALAGINAHIGHDLALAVIEACRLLGCEPGALEGDFNRVGEILERLEERIREELMPGPDLLEIIDPLTHLIGSWSLERARDAAWSAALILWSLRELPVLAEEFRKGTDASAGLVGRYLLTPLR, from the coding sequence ATGACACAGACGGAACAGCGCGCGGCCCGGCCCGTCCCGGCCCGGCGGTCGGTCGACGGTGTGACGGCCAGGATGCGGGCCCTGCGCTCGTCGTGGCCGGCCACGGACGGGGTGGCGGTCTTCAACAACATCTATCTGACCGTCACCGAAGAGGTCGGACAGCGCATCGGGGGACAGCAGTTCCCCGATCCGCGCCGCGCCACGACGCTCGACGTGGTGTTCGCGGAGCGCTATCTGGCCGCGGTCGACGCGGTGGGTGGCGGGCACAGGCCGCCCGCCTGCTGGCGGCCGCTCTTCCAGTACCGCCACCACCCCGGCGTACGGCCGCTGCAGTTCGCGCTCGCGGGCATCAACGCGCACATCGGCCACGATCTGGCGCTCGCCGTCATCGAGGCCTGCCGTCTCCTCGGCTGCGAACCCGGCGCGCTGGAAGGGGACTTCAACCGGGTCGGCGAGATCCTCGAACGGCTGGAGGAGCGGATCCGCGAGGAGCTGATGCCGGGACCGGACCTCCTGGAGATCATCGACCCGCTCACCCATCTGATCGGCTCGTGGAGCCTGGAGCGCGCCCGCGACGCCGCATGGTCGGCCGCCCTGATTCTGTGGAGCCTGCGGGAACTACCAGTGCTCGCCGAGGAGTTCAGAAAGGGGACGGACGCGAGTGCCGGCCTGGTCGGCCGGTATCTGCTCACTCCCCTGCGCTGA
- a CDS encoding uracil-xanthine permease family protein, translated as MGGLGVRWTLHGDGKTPAPGAVVRPDERLTWPRTAGLGAQHVVAMFGASFVAPVLMGLDPNLAIMMSGVATMIFLLATRGRVPSYLGCSLSFVGVAATIRATGGSSATVTGAVFVVGAVLFAAGLAVQRFGARIIHAAMPPVVTGAVVMLIGFNLAPVTASTYWPQDQWTALLVMLFTGLAVVCLRGFWSRIAIFLGLVFGYGLSWLSDQVFGRIHSVDSAGKVTDHWRLDLSGVGHADWVGLPSFHAPSFQWSAILVALPVIIALIAENAGHVKAVGEMTGSNLDGKLGTAIAADGVASMLSTGLGGPPNTTYSENIGVMAATRVYSTAAYWAAACFALLFGLCPKFGAVVAAIPGGVLGGITVILYGMIGLLGAQIWINGKVDLRNPLNLVPAAAGIIIGVGGVSLKITNNFQLSGIALGTIVVITGYHALRAMAPPHLKSQTPLLDSGTSSYERTEGGTGPEHGNDA; from the coding sequence ATGGGCGGCCTGGGCGTGCGCTGGACCTTGCACGGGGACGGGAAGACCCCCGCTCCAGGGGCGGTCGTACGGCCCGACGAACGGCTGACCTGGCCGCGCACCGCCGGACTCGGCGCACAGCACGTCGTGGCGATGTTCGGTGCGTCGTTCGTGGCGCCCGTCCTGATGGGGCTCGACCCGAACCTCGCGATCATGATGTCCGGTGTCGCGACCATGATCTTCCTGCTCGCCACCCGCGGCCGGGTCCCCAGCTATCTGGGCTGTTCGCTCTCTTTCGTGGGCGTCGCGGCGACCATCCGCGCCACCGGAGGCAGCAGCGCCACCGTCACCGGCGCGGTGTTCGTCGTCGGTGCGGTCCTCTTCGCGGCGGGTCTCGCCGTCCAGCGGTTCGGCGCGCGGATCATCCATGCCGCGATGCCGCCGGTGGTCACCGGTGCGGTCGTCATGCTGATCGGCTTCAACCTGGCGCCGGTGACCGCGTCCACGTACTGGCCGCAGGACCAGTGGACCGCGCTCCTGGTGATGCTCTTCACCGGCCTCGCCGTCGTCTGCCTGCGCGGCTTCTGGTCCCGGATCGCGATCTTCCTGGGGCTGGTCTTCGGATACGGCCTCTCCTGGCTGTCCGACCAGGTCTTCGGGAGGATCCACTCGGTCGACTCGGCCGGAAAGGTCACCGACCACTGGCGTCTCGACCTCTCCGGTGTTGGCCACGCGGACTGGGTCGGGCTGCCGTCCTTCCACGCCCCGAGTTTCCAGTGGTCGGCGATCCTCGTCGCGCTGCCCGTCATCATCGCGCTGATCGCCGAGAACGCCGGGCACGTCAAGGCCGTCGGAGAGATGACCGGCTCGAACCTGGACGGCAAGCTGGGCACCGCCATCGCCGCCGACGGTGTCGCCTCCATGCTCTCCACCGGTCTGGGCGGTCCCCCCAACACCACGTACTCCGAGAACATCGGCGTGATGGCCGCGACCCGTGTGTACTCCACCGCCGCGTACTGGGCGGCCGCCTGCTTCGCGCTGCTCTTCGGCCTGTGCCCCAAGTTCGGCGCCGTGGTGGCCGCTATCCCCGGCGGTGTGCTCGGGGGGATCACCGTGATCCTCTACGGGATGATCGGACTGCTCGGCGCGCAGATCTGGATCAACGGCAAGGTGGATCTGCGCAATCCGCTGAATCTCGTGCCGGCGGCCGCGGGCATCATCATCGGTGTCGGCGGCGTCTCACTGAAGATCACGAACAACTTCCAGCTCAGCGGGATCGCGCTCGGCACCATCGTGGTCATCACCGGTTACCACGCGCTGCGGGCCATGGCACCGCCGCACCTCAAGTCGCAGACGCCGCTGCTTGACTCGGGCACCTCCTCGTACGAGCGGACGGAGGGCGGCACGGGGCCGGAGCACGGCAACGACGCCTAG
- a CDS encoding alginate lyase family protein, translating to MELSDAGVTAGRRPRRRLGALITAAVTLAAVLVPAASSAAASHSSPAPKVPRTAVMDGRRLQQARIRLDHGDPALRKPVRELTATADSWLGQGPWTVTDKTKPAPGGDPHDYLSQAPYWWPSQPKTADNPWGCPYVQRDGERNPEVDTGTDRPDLGKVFNSVTSLSLAWYYTGRKAYAEHAAEILRTWFVDPATRMNPDLDHGQFIPCKYDGRAIGIIDFSQQYTSVLDAIAVLDTGAPGWTAGDRTGMSSWNKDFLGWLTGSDFGKEESAAENNHGTFMDMQVAGLALATGDRALARRTVLDARHKRIDAQIAADGTQPQELARTRSWHYSTFDLVAYTRLAAIGQHVGADLWHYRGPQGQTLFKAVDLLLPAATGASGWPYPELDFQRYAASDIVHAAADAGDTRARAALPQLQTPPGGDLWALRPAAEQLDSIAG from the coding sequence ATGGAACTGTCCGACGCGGGTGTCACCGCCGGCCGAAGGCCCCGAAGGCGCCTGGGCGCCCTGATCACCGCCGCGGTCACGCTGGCGGCCGTGCTCGTCCCGGCCGCCTCATCGGCCGCGGCCTCTCATTCCAGCCCGGCACCGAAGGTCCCCAGGACCGCAGTGATGGACGGCCGGCGGCTCCAGCAGGCCCGGATCCGCCTCGACCACGGCGACCCGGCGCTCCGGAAACCGGTCAGGGAGCTGACCGCGACAGCGGACAGCTGGCTCGGTCAGGGGCCGTGGACGGTGACCGACAAGACGAAGCCCGCACCCGGCGGCGACCCGCACGACTATCTGAGCCAGGCCCCGTACTGGTGGCCGTCCCAGCCCAAGACCGCCGACAACCCGTGGGGCTGCCCGTACGTCCAGCGCGACGGCGAGCGCAACCCCGAGGTCGACACCGGCACCGACCGGCCCGACCTCGGCAAGGTCTTCAACTCCGTCACCAGCCTCAGCCTCGCCTGGTACTACACCGGCCGTAAGGCGTACGCCGAGCACGCCGCCGAGATCCTGCGCACCTGGTTCGTCGACCCGGCGACCCGGATGAACCCGGACCTCGACCACGGGCAGTTCATCCCCTGCAAGTACGACGGCCGTGCCATCGGCATCATCGACTTCTCCCAGCAGTACACCAGCGTCCTCGACGCCATCGCGGTCCTCGACACCGGCGCCCCGGGCTGGACCGCCGGCGACCGGACCGGGATGAGCAGCTGGAACAAGGACTTCCTCGGCTGGCTCACCGGCTCGGACTTCGGCAAGGAGGAGTCGGCGGCCGAGAACAACCACGGCACCTTCATGGACATGCAGGTCGCCGGGCTCGCCCTGGCCACCGGCGACCGGGCGCTGGCCCGCAGGACCGTCCTGGACGCCCGGCACAAGCGGATCGACGCCCAGATCGCGGCCGACGGAACCCAGCCGCAGGAACTCGCGCGGACCCGCAGCTGGCACTACTCGACCTTCGACCTGGTGGCCTACACACGGCTCGCGGCCATCGGGCAGCACGTCGGAGCGGACCTCTGGCACTACCGGGGGCCGCAGGGGCAGACCCTGTTCAAGGCGGTCGATCTGCTGCTCCCCGCGGCCACCGGGGCGTCCGGCTGGCCGTACCCCGAGCTGGACTTCCAGCGGTACGCGGCGAGCGACATCGTGCACGCGGCGGCCGACGCCGGTGACACCAGGGCGAGGGCCGCGCTCCCGCAGCTCCAGACCCCGCCCGGCGGCGACCTGTGGGCACTGCGGCCCGCCGCCGAACAGCTGGACTCGATCGCGGGCTGA
- a CDS encoding MFS transporter, translating into MTGEAGFSLRRVKRGRYALAAVFCVHGAVTGSFATRVPWIQEHAGLSAGQLGLALAFPAIGSSLLMPVSGAVTHRFGARNALRGLLVLWTLALALPAFAPNLVTLCAVLFFYGAAAGMADVAMNALGVETENRLGRSIMSGLHGMWSAGALIGSAAGTLAAHLGSDARLHHCVAAAALTVLGLAACQGVLDLRSTAHDTAPPRFALPPRTALVIGAVGFCAVFAEGASLDWSAVFLRDTLGTSAGVAAGSTTAFSLTMAVARLAGDRVVDRFGAVRTVRSGGVLATLGGLLVVLAPSPWAAMGGFALIGLGVAVVVPLAFAAAGRSGPRPSQAIAGVATVTYTSGLIAPSAIGGIADATSLVGSFILVTVLAFGLVLAAGVLRSANRVVAAGAAGAEQGARDPGAAGPA; encoded by the coding sequence ATGACCGGCGAGGCGGGCTTCAGCCTGCGCAGAGTAAAGCGGGGGCGGTACGCCCTGGCCGCCGTGTTCTGCGTGCATGGCGCGGTGACCGGCAGCTTCGCGACCCGCGTCCCCTGGATCCAGGAGCACGCCGGGTTGAGCGCGGGCCAGCTCGGCCTCGCGCTGGCCTTTCCCGCGATCGGATCGTCGCTGCTGATGCCGGTCTCGGGTGCGGTCACCCACCGGTTCGGGGCCCGCAACGCGCTGCGCGGACTGCTCGTGCTGTGGACGCTGGCACTGGCGCTGCCCGCGTTCGCTCCGAACCTGGTCACGCTCTGCGCCGTGCTCTTCTTCTACGGCGCCGCCGCGGGCATGGCGGACGTGGCGATGAACGCGCTGGGGGTCGAGACGGAGAACCGGCTCGGCCGGTCCATCATGTCCGGGCTGCACGGCATGTGGAGCGCAGGCGCCCTGATCGGGTCGGCAGCGGGCACACTCGCCGCCCATCTGGGCAGCGATGCCCGGCTCCACCACTGCGTCGCCGCCGCGGCCCTCACCGTACTGGGGCTCGCCGCCTGCCAGGGGGTACTCGACCTGCGGAGCACGGCGCACGACACCGCGCCGCCGCGCTTCGCGCTGCCGCCCAGGACCGCGCTGGTCATCGGTGCTGTCGGCTTCTGTGCGGTCTTCGCGGAGGGCGCGAGCCTCGACTGGTCGGCGGTCTTCCTGCGGGACACGTTGGGCACATCGGCGGGCGTCGCCGCCGGATCCACCACCGCCTTCTCGCTCACCATGGCGGTGGCCAGACTCGCCGGGGACCGGGTGGTCGACCGCTTCGGCGCGGTACGTACGGTGCGCTCGGGCGGGGTCCTGGCCACGCTGGGCGGGCTGCTGGTGGTACTGGCTCCCAGTCCCTGGGCTGCGATGGGCGGTTTCGCGCTGATCGGGCTCGGAGTCGCGGTGGTCGTCCCGCTGGCCTTCGCGGCGGCCGGGCGGAGCGGCCCCAGGCCCAGCCAGGCCATCGCAGGCGTCGCCACCGTCACGTACACCTCGGGGCTCATCGCGCCGTCGGCGATCGGCGGGATCGCCGACGCGACCTCACTGGTGGGCTCCTTCATCCTGGTGACGGTGCTGGCGTTCGGCCTGGTGCTGGCCGCGGGTGTGCTGCGCTCGGCGAACCGGGTGGTGGCGGCGGGGGCGGCCGGGGCGGAACAGGGGGCCCGCGACCCCGGCGCCGCGGGCCCGGCCTGA
- a CDS encoding ROK family transcriptional regulator — protein sequence MPASSITARAVNDRIALGLLQEEGPLTAGQLKTLTGLSRPSVADLVERLQAAGLICVVGETGAERRGPNARLYGIVADRAHLAALDVRTGSVAVVVTDLLGAVLAEAALPVGDGAGPGPADAVEEAAALLERTVRQAGAARLHSVGIGAPGLIDPATGELRSARGLPAWHRSLVGALQERLPATVLVENETNLAALAEQRSGAARGLGTFVMLWLGHGVGAALVLEGKLRRGASGGAGEIGFLPVPGKGLPSATDCGDGFHGLAGSAAVCALAERHAVTAVPEPREPAAAAAVRAAPSAGRRGEDFLEALAGYIALGAAAVVAVVDPGCVVLGGEIGHAGGADLAARVERHLAALSPLRTEVRAGTLGGAAVLHGALLTARDAAQDDLFGG from the coding sequence ATGCCCGCCTCCTCGATCACCGCACGGGCCGTCAACGACCGCATCGCCCTCGGTCTGCTCCAGGAAGAGGGCCCCCTGACGGCCGGGCAGCTCAAGACGCTCACCGGGCTCTCCCGGCCGAGCGTCGCCGACCTCGTGGAGCGGCTGCAGGCGGCCGGGCTGATCTGCGTCGTCGGCGAGACGGGCGCGGAGCGGCGCGGTCCGAACGCCCGGCTGTACGGAATCGTGGCCGACCGGGCGCACCTCGCGGCTCTCGACGTACGGACCGGAAGCGTCGCCGTGGTCGTCACCGACCTGCTCGGCGCAGTGCTCGCCGAGGCCGCGCTGCCCGTCGGCGACGGCGCGGGACCCGGCCCCGCTGACGCAGTGGAGGAGGCGGCCGCCCTGCTGGAGCGAACCGTGCGGCAGGCAGGCGCCGCCCGACTGCACAGCGTCGGCATCGGCGCTCCGGGCCTCATCGACCCGGCCACCGGCGAACTCCGCAGCGCACGCGGCCTGCCCGCTTGGCACCGCAGCCTGGTCGGCGCGCTCCAGGAGCGGCTGCCCGCCACGGTCCTGGTCGAGAACGAGACCAATCTCGCCGCCCTCGCCGAGCAGCGGAGCGGCGCGGCCCGCGGGCTCGGCACCTTCGTCATGCTCTGGCTCGGCCACGGTGTCGGCGCCGCCCTCGTCCTCGAAGGGAAGCTGCGCCGGGGCGCGTCGGGCGGCGCGGGGGAGATCGGCTTCCTCCCGGTGCCCGGCAAGGGGCTCCCGTCGGCCACCGACTGCGGCGACGGGTTCCACGGACTGGCCGGCAGCGCCGCGGTCTGCGCGCTCGCCGAGCGGCACGCCGTCACGGCGGTGCCGGAGCCACGGGAACCCGCGGCCGCCGCCGCCGTACGGGCCGCCCCGTCGGCGGGCCGGCGCGGCGAGGACTTTCTGGAGGCGCTGGCCGGATATATCGCCCTCGGCGCCGCAGCCGTCGTCGCCGTGGTCGACCCTGGCTGTGTGGTGCTGGGCGGCGAGATCGGCCACGCTGGAGGCGCGGACCTCGCGGCCCGGGTGGAACGGCATCTGGCCGCCCTGTCCCCACTGCGTACCGAAGTGCGCGCGGGGACGCTCGGCGGCGCGGCAGTGCTGCACGGCGCACTGCTGACCGCGCGGGACGCGGCGCAGGACGATCTGTTCGGCGGCTGA
- the ribD gene encoding bifunctional diaminohydroxyphosphoribosylaminopyrimidine deaminase/5-amino-6-(5-phosphoribosylamino)uracil reductase RibD, with the protein MRRAIALAARGLGSTSPNPVVGCVILDAAGEPAGEGFHQRAGGPHAEVNALAAAGGRARGGTAYVTLEPCNHTGRTGPCARALIDAGVARVVYAVGDPNPQATGGADTLRAAGVTVTGGLLAGEAEAGNAAWLTAVRLGRPHVTWKYAATLDGRIAAADRTSRWITSAESRADVHRLRAESDAVLVGSGTLRTDDPHLAVRGIEGATQPLRVVLDTHARSLTPTARVLDGAAPTLVVVGQGVAAPPLPGTGGAEVAQLPYDGAGIAVDTLLAELYARGVRSVLLEGGPTLAGSFVAAGAVDRVVGYLAPVLLGAGPAALADAGITTITDALRLDVTETVRIGPDLRITATPKER; encoded by the coding sequence ATGCGCCGAGCCATCGCGCTCGCAGCACGCGGACTCGGATCCACCAGCCCCAACCCCGTCGTCGGGTGCGTCATCCTCGACGCGGCGGGCGAGCCGGCGGGCGAAGGCTTCCACCAGCGGGCCGGCGGCCCGCACGCCGAGGTCAACGCACTCGCGGCGGCAGGCGGCCGGGCGCGCGGCGGCACCGCGTACGTCACGCTCGAACCCTGCAACCACACCGGCCGCACCGGCCCCTGCGCCCGGGCGCTCATCGACGCCGGTGTCGCCCGCGTGGTGTACGCGGTCGGCGACCCCAACCCGCAGGCCACCGGCGGCGCCGACACTCTGCGCGCGGCCGGCGTCACGGTGACGGGGGGTCTGCTCGCCGGCGAGGCCGAAGCGGGCAACGCCGCCTGGCTCACCGCGGTGCGCCTCGGCCGCCCCCATGTGACCTGGAAGTACGCGGCGACGCTCGACGGCCGTATCGCGGCCGCCGACCGGACGAGCCGCTGGATCACATCGGCCGAGTCCCGCGCCGACGTCCACCGGCTGCGCGCCGAGTCCGACGCGGTCCTCGTCGGCTCGGGAACCCTGCGCACCGACGACCCGCACCTCGCCGTCCGCGGTATCGAGGGCGCCACCCAGCCGCTGCGGGTGGTCCTGGACACCCATGCCCGCTCCCTCACCCCCACCGCCCGGGTCCTGGACGGAGCGGCGCCGACGCTGGTCGTCGTCGGCCAGGGCGTCGCCGCGCCCCCGCTCCCCGGAACAGGCGGCGCCGAGGTGGCGCAACTGCCGTACGACGGGGCGGGTATCGCCGTCGACACCCTGCTCGCCGAGCTGTACGCGCGCGGTGTCCGCTCCGTACTCCTCGAAGGGGGACCGACACTGGCCGGCTCCTTCGTCGCCGCCGGCGCCGTCGACCGGGTCGTCGGCTATCTCGCCCCCGTCCTCCTCGGCGCGGGCCCCGCGGCCCTCGCCGACGCCGGAATCACCACCATCACCGACGCGTTGCGACTCGACGTCACCGAGACCGTCCGCATCGGCCCCGATCTGCGGATCACCGCCACCCCGAAGGAGCGCTGA
- a CDS encoding riboflavin synthase — MFTGIVEELGEVTAVENLGDASRFRLRGPVVTEDAKHGDSIAVNGVCLTVVDSGGGEFTADVMAETLNRSSLGALATGTRVNLERPMALGGRLGGHLVQGHVDGTGTVVERKPSDHWEIVKISLPAGLSRYVVEKGSITVDGVSLTVVDAGPDYFTISLIPTTLAVTTLGIKQAGDPVNLEVDVLAKYVERLLGADGTRATPGPEGS; from the coding sequence GTGTTCACCGGAATCGTCGAAGAACTGGGCGAGGTCACCGCCGTCGAGAACCTCGGCGACGCCTCCCGCTTCCGCCTGCGCGGACCGGTCGTGACCGAGGACGCCAAGCACGGCGACTCCATCGCCGTCAACGGCGTCTGTCTCACCGTGGTCGACTCCGGCGGTGGCGAGTTCACCGCCGATGTCATGGCCGAGACACTCAACCGCTCCAGCCTCGGCGCGCTCGCCACCGGCACCCGGGTCAACCTCGAACGCCCCATGGCGCTCGGGGGCCGCCTCGGCGGACACCTCGTACAGGGCCATGTGGACGGCACCGGCACCGTCGTGGAACGCAAACCGTCCGACCACTGGGAGATCGTGAAGATCTCGCTCCCGGCCGGCCTCTCCCGGTACGTCGTGGAGAAGGGCTCCATCACCGTCGACGGAGTCAGCCTCACCGTCGTCGACGCCGGACCTGACTACTTCACCATCAGCCTCATCCCCACCACCCTCGCCGTGACCACTCTCGGCATCAAGCAGGCGGGCGATCCGGTCAATCTCGAAGTGGACGTACTCGCCAAGTACGTCGAGCGGCTGCTCGGCGCCGACGGCACCCGCGCCACACCCGGACCGGAGGGCAGCTGA
- a CDS encoding nicotinamide mononucleotide transporter family protein has protein sequence MSALTWLNTEAFTVLGQHILWSDMTGNTIGLIALALGWRRSVLTWPAQFLSGVILVGAYSSAHLSGGVGKQLLVIGIALWGWRAWTRGRQQAQDGSIAVRFASWRERGLLLAGAVAGTVAVAALFLAVPSLSWSPWADAYIFVGTLVAMVAQARGLVEFWFAWLLVDLVGVPLAFHSGLAFSGLVYVVYFALVLWGLRDWWLRSRTSVKPALEGAAA, from the coding sequence GTGAGCGCACTGACCTGGCTGAACACCGAGGCGTTCACCGTGCTCGGCCAGCACATCCTGTGGTCCGACATGACCGGCAACACCATCGGACTGATCGCGCTCGCCCTCGGCTGGCGCCGCTCGGTCCTGACGTGGCCCGCGCAGTTCCTGTCCGGCGTCATCCTCGTCGGCGCGTACTCCTCGGCCCATCTCAGCGGCGGAGTCGGGAAACAGCTGCTGGTCATCGGGATAGCCCTGTGGGGCTGGCGGGCCTGGACCCGGGGCAGACAGCAGGCTCAGGACGGCAGCATCGCCGTCCGGTTCGCCAGCTGGCGCGAGCGCGGACTGCTGCTGGCGGGCGCCGTGGCCGGTACCGTCGCCGTGGCCGCTCTCTTCCTCGCCGTCCCCTCCCTGTCCTGGAGCCCGTGGGCCGACGCCTACATATTCGTCGGCACCCTGGTCGCGATGGTCGCCCAGGCGCGCGGTCTCGTCGAGTTCTGGTTCGCGTGGCTGCTCGTCGACCTCGTCGGCGTCCCCCTCGCCTTCCACAGCGGCCTGGCCTTCTCCGGCCTGGTCTACGTGGTCTACTTCGCGCTCGTCCTCTGGGGCCTGCGCGACTGGTGGCTGCGCTCCCGTACGAGCGTCAAGCCGGCCCTGGAAGGAGCAGCAGCATGA
- a CDS encoding bifunctional 3,4-dihydroxy-2-butanone-4-phosphate synthase/GTP cyclohydrolase II — MTAEPVWYSTDNAENLSLDPVEQAIRDIAAGRPVVVVDDEDRENEGDLVIAAEKATPETVAFMMSECRGLICAPMEGDELARLDLPQMVENNTESMQTAFTVSVDAGAAHGVTTGISAADRATTLRLLADGRAGAGDFVRPGHVFPLRARPGGVLVRNGHTEAAVDLARLAGLRPAGAIVEIAGEDGVMLRLPELVPFARKHGLTIISIGDLIAYRRSSEPLVRREATVRLPTAYGEFTAYGYRSIADGIEHVALVHGEIGDGDDVLVRIHSECLTGDIFHSLRCDCGPQLEASMERVTSEGRGVIVYLRGHEGRGIGLLSKLRAYELQERGRDTLDANLELGLPADARDYGAGAQILADLGVRSLRLMTNNPEKTAALVRHGLDVTGREAMPVQAGEHNLRYLRTKRDRMGHDLPWLDASSACGNQ; from the coding sequence ATGACTGCCGAGCCCGTCTGGTACTCGACCGACAACGCCGAGAACCTCTCCCTCGACCCCGTGGAACAGGCCATACGCGACATCGCGGCGGGCCGGCCCGTGGTGGTCGTCGACGACGAGGACCGCGAGAACGAGGGCGACCTCGTCATCGCGGCCGAGAAGGCCACCCCCGAGACAGTCGCGTTCATGATGAGCGAGTGCAGGGGACTGATCTGCGCACCCATGGAGGGCGACGAGCTGGCCCGGCTCGACCTCCCGCAGATGGTCGAGAACAACACCGAGTCGATGCAGACGGCCTTCACCGTCTCCGTCGACGCCGGCGCCGCGCACGGGGTCACCACCGGTATCTCCGCCGCGGACCGTGCGACCACCCTGCGGCTGCTCGCCGACGGCCGGGCCGGCGCCGGGGACTTCGTACGCCCCGGGCACGTCTTCCCGCTGCGGGCCAGGCCCGGCGGGGTGCTCGTGCGCAACGGGCACACCGAGGCGGCCGTCGACCTGGCCCGGCTGGCCGGTCTGCGCCCGGCCGGCGCGATCGTCGAGATCGCGGGGGAGGACGGGGTGATGCTGCGGCTGCCCGAGCTGGTGCCGTTCGCGCGCAAACACGGTCTCACGATCATCTCCATCGGGGACCTGATCGCCTACCGCCGCAGCTCCGAACCGCTGGTCCGCCGCGAGGCGACCGTCCGGCTCCCCACCGCCTACGGCGAGTTCACCGCGTACGGCTACCGCTCCATCGCCGACGGGATCGAGCATGTCGCCCTGGTGCACGGGGAGATCGGGGACGGCGACGACGTACTGGTGCGCATCCACTCCGAGTGCCTCACCGGCGACATCTTCCACTCGCTGCGCTGCGACTGCGGCCCCCAGCTCGAAGCCTCCATGGAGCGCGTCACCAGCGAGGGCCGCGGCGTCATCGTCTACCTGCGCGGCCATGAGGGGCGCGGCATCGGACTGCTGTCCAAGCTGCGTGCCTACGAGCTCCAGGAGCGCGGCCGCGACACCCTCGACGCCAACCTGGAACTCGGGCTCCCCGCCGACGCGCGCGACTACGGCGCCGGAGCCCAGATCCTGGCGGACCTAGGGGTGCGCAGCCTGCGGCTGATGACCAACAACCCCGAGAAGACCGCCGCCCTCGTCCGGCACGGCCTGGACGTCACCGGGCGGGAGGCAATGCCCGTCCAGGCGGGCGAGCACAACCTCCGGTACCTGCGCACCAAGCGGGACCGGATGGGACACGACCTGCCCTGGCTGGACGCCTCGTCCGCCTGCGGCAACCAGTAG